CCCAGCCAGCTCGCGACTTTGGGCCAGAGCGTCTGCACCGCCTTGCGGCCCGCCGCCAGGCCGACATGGCCGCCCGGCATCACCACCAGCTCCTTGTCGCTGCTGCCGACGAGCTCGGTCTGCACACGCGTGGCCGGCAACTGCACGATGTGGTCGGACTCGGCCGCGACGGCGAGGAAGCTGCAGGTGATCGCCTTCAGATCGACGCGCCGGCCGCCAAGCTCCAGGGTGCCCTTCACCAGCTTGTTGCCCCGCGCCAGCTCGATCGTTGTCTGGCGGAAGCATGCGCCGGGGAAGGGGATGTGGTCGTTGGTCCACTGGTCGAAGGCGCGGTACTGCTCGACGAACTTGTCGTTCATCACGTTTTGCCAGAGGTTGATGTAGCGCACCGGGCTGAACTCGCTCGCCGGCTTCAGCATGCGGAACGACTGCTGGATCATGTCGGCGGGGATGTTGCCGTAGACCGCGACCATGCGGTCCACGTCCAGCGCGCGCTCCTGCGCCCAGAAGTTTTGCAGCCCCATCTGCGAGAAGTCCACCGGCGTGGCCAAAGTGACCAGGTTGCGCAGCGGCGCCTCGGGATGCGTGGCGGCGTACATCAGCGCCAGCAGGCCGCCCATGCAGTAGCCGAACAGCGAGAACTCGCTCGCATTGGATTCTTCCAGCACCACGCCCACGACCTCGGGGATCATGTCGTCGGTGTAGCTCTCCAGCGTGAGCGTCTTGTCCTCCGGCCGCGGCGTGCCCCAGTCCACCATGTAGACGTCGAAGCCCTGGCCGACGAGGTACTCGATGAACGAGTTGCCGGGAATCAGGTCGAGGATGTAGGGCTTGCTCACCAGCGAGTGCACCATCAGCAGCGGCACGGGCTGCACCGTCGCGGTCGTGCGGCGGTAGCGGTAGAGCTGGGCGGTGCCCTGCTGCCAGAGCACGTCCTTCGGCGCCTTGCCGACGTTGGCGGGCTTCTGGTCGCGCAGCACGTCGAAGGCGCGCATCGACTGCAGCATGGCGCGCTGCATCTCGTCCTGAAACTGCTGCAACTGGCCGCTGAAAAGGTTGGCCGGGGCGGCGGGATCGGAGCGCTGTGCGGTCATCGGCTGCCTCCCCGAATGCGGGGCGATCCGCCGTGGCGGGCGGCGTTCTCTGCGCAGGGACTTCGCCCGGACGTGCGCGGGCTCAGGCGCCGTTGTCGTTGGCGCGCGGCTTCTTGCCGCCGCTGCCCTCAAGCGCTTCGATCTTCTTCACCAGGCGCCGCTGCTCGGCCGCCATCGCCGAGAGCTGCGACTCCAGCGAGGCAAGCCGTTCGCCGATCGCGGTGATGTCGGTGCGCGTTGGCAGGTTGAGCGACTGCATGTAACGCTCGATGTTGTGGGCGAGGCTCTGCTGGAAGGCGAGGTAGCCCTCCATGTAGCGGCCCATCATGCCCGCGAACGCTTCGGTGCCCATCGCCTGGTTGAAGTACTGGTTCCACTGCTGTTCGGCCTGCTCGGCCATCTGGCGCCAGGGACCGAGCAGATCCTGCGGAGTCGGGATGCGTGGAGCACTCTCGGCCATGATCCCCTCCTTGCATACGGCATACGGCATACGGCCTACGGCATACGGCATATGGCTCAGAGTTGTAATGCTGCGCTGGCAGAGTGTCCGGCGCTGCCGGCGCGGCCTTGTGCTCGCTACAATACGCCCGCTGTCAAGGCTTGTGCACCGTTCCGGCAGGCCAGGGACTGATCCTTCACACGGCGTCAATCACCGGCGAGGCGGAGGGAGCCCACGAGGAGGTCCGGCGTGCGCCACGGACTCTCGCTGCCCAATTTCGGTCCCTACGCCGATGCGCGGCTGCTGGCCACGCTCGCGCGCGAGGCCGAGGCGGCGGGTTGGGAAGGATTCTTTCTCTGGGACCACGTGCTCTTCGGCGCTTTGCCGGTGGTCGATCCCTGGGTGGCGCTCACGGCCGTGGCGCTCGCCACGGAGCGCATGCGGCTCGGGCCGCTGGTGACGCCACTGCCGCGCCGCCGGCCGGTGAAGCTCGCGCGCGAGGCCGTTTCGCTCGACCACCTCTCACAGGGACGGCTGGTGCTCGGCGCGGGCAGCGGCCTGCTCTCCTGGGAGCTGGAGGACCTGGGCGAAGCGCGGGAGCTGCGCGAACGCGCTGCCATGCTTGACGAGGGTCTTGAGCTGCTGTGTGAACTCTGGTCCGGCGAGCCGGTTCGCCATCACGGCCGGTACTACACCGTCGAGGCCCGCCTGCCGGGCGCGACCGGGCCGGCCGCGTTCTTGCCCACGCCGGTGCAGCGGCCGCGCATCCCCATCTGGCTGGCCGCGACCTGGCCGCACAAAGCGCCGTTCCGTCGCGCGGCCCAATGGGACGGTGTAGCGCCGATGAAGGCCGGGCAGGGGCTTGAGGGAACGCTGACGCCGGACGATCTGCAGGCTGTCGTCGCGTACCTACGCGGCCAGCGGCAGACTATGGACGGCTTCGACGTAGTGGCGGCGGGCGCCACGAGCGGCAGCGATGGTGCCACTGAAAAGGCCATCGTCGCGCCGTATGCCGCGGCCGGCGCAACCTGGTGGCTGGAGAACATCAACCCGTGGCGCTTCGGCTGGGCCTGGCAGGGGCCGTGGCCGGCCGAACAGATGCACGAACGCATCCTTCTCGGTCCGCCCTTGCGCTGACCTGGACGACCGTGTGGCACGGCCTCAGGGTCGGCGGTCGGCCCGCTCGATCGCGAAGCGCACGAAGGCCAGCGCGTCGGAGGGATCGCCTGAGCCGGGGTCGTGGCGCCAGGCGAGGGCCTGTTCGATGAGAGGCGCCCAGCGTGCGCCGAGTGCATCGCCTGCCCAGGCGGCCGCGGCGGGCTTGGAGACGACCTCGCCAGCTCGCAACGTGTGCAGCGCCCGGCACATGGTCAGCACGGCGAACGCCTGGTAGACGCGCTCGGCAAACCAGGCCGGCTGCTCCAGTATCTGCCGCCACCAGCCCTGCAGGATAGTTCGGACGGCATTGCTCAGCTCGGCGCGAGAAACCGGATCGATCAGGCCGGCCGCCGTCGGACCGTCGAGCACGATGCCGCGCTCGCGCAGGATGTGCCGCTCGATCACCCAGTCGTGCTCGTGCTGCCGCACGGCGAATGGCTTGTCCGCGCCGATCTGGGGATGCCGCGCCTTCGTCTGGTCGTAGCGGCGCAGCGCGGCGCGTGGAATGTACGAACATTCCAGCCGAGCGGCCCACGTGAGCCCGCCGGCGGCGATGCGCCGGTGCATCGCAGCGAGCGCGGCAATCGTCGCGGCGTCCGGCTCGGAAGCCGTCACGATCAGCGCATCGATGTCGCTGCTCTGCGGGTCGAAGTCGCCGGTCGCCAGCGAGCCGTGCAGGTACATGCCGACGAACTCGTGCCGCAGCGTTGCGCGAGTCTCGTCCAGCAGCAGACCTAACAGCGCGTTCACATCGGCAAACGGCGTTGGCTGGATCGCCGTGTGCACCATACCGCACAGCCTGGACCATATTGGCAATACTGTTGGAAGGCGCCCCGCTCCGCCGCCGAGCGCTACTTCGCGGCTTCGCTGCCGGGGCGCCAGCGCAGGACCGGCTTCCGCGCCGCCGTCGCCTCGTCCAGGCGGCGCAGCGGCGCCTGCTGCGGCGCCTCGCGTAGCAGCTCCGGGCTCTCCTCGGCCTCGCGCGCGATCGCCAGCATCGCCTCACAGAAGGCGTCGAGCGCGTCCTTGCCCTCGGCTTCGGTCGGCTCGATCATCAGCGCTTCATCCACGATCAGCGGAAAGTAGACGGTCGGCGGGTGGAAGCCGTAGTCGATCAGGCGCTTGGCGATGTCCAGCGTGCGCACGCCCCGCGCCCGCTGCCGGCTGCCGGAGAAGACCGATTCGTGCATACAACTGCGGTCGTAGGGCAGCACGTACGCCGCTTTCAATCGCGACTGGACATAATTCGCACTGACGACCGCGCTTTCGCTCATCTCGCGCAGGCCGGCGGCTCCGAGCGTGCGCAAATAGGTGTAGGCGCGCACCAGCACGCCGCTGTTGCCGTGATAGGCGCCCAGCCGGCCGATGCTGTGCGCGGGCCGCACGAGCCGATAACGTCCTGCCTGCTCATCGAACACCACGTAGGGATCGGGCAAATAGGGCGCCAGCGCCTCGCTCACCGCGATCGGCCCTGCGCCGGGGCCGCCGCCGCCGTGCGGCGTGCTCAGCGTCTTGTGCACGTTGATATGCAGTACGTCGAAGCCCAGCTCGCCCGGCTTCACCTGGCCGGCGATCGCGTTCAGGTTGGCGCCGTCGCCGTAAAGCAGCGCCCCCGCGCCGTGCACCAGCTCCGCGATGCGCAGGATGTTGAAGTCGAACAGGCCGAGCGTGTTGGGGATCGTCAGCATCAGCGCCGCCGCGCGATCGTCGAGCGCGGCGGCCAGGGCGTCCAAATCCATATCGCCGTCGGCCGCCGTGGGAATCGAGACGACCTCGAAGCCGCACATCGCCGCCGTGGCCGGGTTGGTGCCGTGCGCCGCGTCCGGCACGAGCACGCGCCGGCGGCCGGCGCGGCCGTTCGCCTCAAGCCAGGCCTTGATTGCGAGGATGCCGGCGAACTCGCCCTGCGCCCCCGCCATCGGCGCGAGGCTGGCCGTGTGCAGGCCCGCGATCTCGGCGAACATGCCCTGCAGCTCGAAGAACAGCCGCAGCGTGCCCTGCACGGTCTCTTCGGGCTGCAGCGGATGCAGCGCCGCGAAGCCGGGCAGGCGGGCGATATCTTCGTCGATCTTTGGGTTGTATTTCATCGTACAGGAGCCGAGCGGATAGAAGCCGGCGTCGATGCTGTAGTTCAGCCGGCTGAGCGCGGTGTAGTAGCGCACCGTGTCGAGCTGGCTCAACTCCGGCAGGCGCGGCGGCGTCTCGCGCAGGAACTCGGCGGGCGGCAACGCGCTGGTTGGCACGTCAAGCGCCGGCGGCAGCACACCCTGCTTGCCGGGCGCCCCCCGGTCGAAGGAAAGCGCCGCGCCCAGCTCGTCGCGCCAGAGCTCGGGCGGTCCGGCGAGCCGCGGGGGCGAGACCGCAGCCGGAGCCTGGGCGGCGTGCGCCGACGTCTCCGCGGTCATAGCCTGGCCACCTGCGCCAGCACCTCGGTCAGCGCGTCGATCTCCGCGCGCGGGTTCAGCTCCGTCACGGCGATCAGCAGGCCATTGGGCACGCGATCGCTCACGTCGATGCCGCCGAGGATGCCTCGTTCAAGCAGCGCCGGCAGGATCTCATGCGGCGGTCGTGGGCACTGCAGCGCGAACTCATCGAAGAACGGCGCGTCCGAGGCGAGGCGGAAGCCGGACAGCGCGGCCATGCGCTCGGCCGCGTAGTGTGCCTTGTGGTAGCAGAGCGCGGCGACCTGCCGCAGCCCGGCTGGGCCGAGCAAGGTGAGATAGACGGCGGCTGCCAGCGCCAGCAGTTGCTGGCTGGTGCAAATGTTGCTGGTGGCGCGCTCGCGGCGGATGTGCTGCTCCCGCGTCTGCAGCGTGAGCACGTAGCCGGTGCGGCCGTCCAGGTCCCTGGTCTGTCCCACGATGCGGCCGGGCATCTGCCGCAGGAAGCGCTCGCGGCAGGCGAACAGGCCGGCGTGCGGCCCGCCGTAGTTCAGGCCGCCGCCCAACCCCTGTCCGCTGCCGGTGACGATGTCCGCGCCGTACGCGCCGGGCTCGCGCAGCAGGCCGAGCGAGATCGGGTCCACGTCCACGATGAACAGGGCGCCGGCCGCGTGCGCCGCGTCCGCGAGCGCCTGGACGTTCTCCAGAGCGCCGAGGCCGTTCGGCTGCTGCGCGGCGAGACAGGCGTGCCCATCGCCAAGTGCCGGCTGCGCGGCCGGGACCAGCTCGACCGGCAGGCCGTGGCCGGAGGCATACGTGCGCACGGTCTCGGCGTACGCCGGATTGACCGAGTCAAGCAGAGCGATGCGCCGGCGGCCGCTGGCGGCGACGGCCATCAAACAGGCCTCCGCGAAGGCGCTGGCGCCGTCGTACATGCCGGCGTTGGCCACGTCCATGCCGGTCAGCTCGCAGACCAGCGACTGGAACTCGAAGGCGCCCTGCAGCGTCCCCTGGCTGATCTCCGGCTGGTACGGCGTGTACGCCGTGTAAAACTCGCTGCGGCCGACGATGTGGCCGACCGCGCTGGGCACGAAGTGCCGCTGGGCGCCGCCGCCAAGGAACGAGATCAGCTCGCTCGTGTGCCGGTTCTGGCCGGCGATCGCGCTCAGCTCGCGCAGCAGCTCCTGCTCGGAGAGCGGCGGCGGCAGCCGCAGTTCGGGCGTGCGGTAGGCAGCCGGAATCGGCGTGAACAGCTCGTCCGCCGAGGCCACACCGATGTGGGCGAGCATCGCCGCGCGCTCGGCAACGGTGGTGCCGACATAGGGGTTGTGCGCCCCGTCCGGCGAAGGCTGCAGTGTGTCAGTGTTCGCTGGCGGTGTGCTGCTCATACGCCTC
The sequence above is drawn from the Dehalococcoidia bacterium genome and encodes:
- a CDS encoding alpha/beta fold hydrolase produces the protein MTAQRSDPAAPANLFSGQLQQFQDEMQRAMLQSMRAFDVLRDQKPANVGKAPKDVLWQQGTAQLYRYRRTTATVQPVPLLMVHSLVSKPYILDLIPGNSFIEYLVGQGFDVYMVDWGTPRPEDKTLTLESYTDDMIPEVVGVVLEESNASEFSLFGYCMGGLLALMYAATHPEAPLRNLVTLATPVDFSQMGLQNFWAQERALDVDRMVAVYGNIPADMIQQSFRMLKPASEFSPVRYINLWQNVMNDKFVEQYRAFDQWTNDHIPFPGACFRQTTIELARGNKLVKGTLELGGRRVDLKAITCSFLAVAAESDHIVQLPATRVQTELVGSSDKELVVMPGGHVGLAAGRKAVQTLWPKVASWLG
- a CDS encoding LLM class flavin-dependent oxidoreductase, whose amino-acid sequence is MRHGLSLPNFGPYADARLLATLAREAEAAGWEGFFLWDHVLFGALPVVDPWVALTAVALATERMRLGPLVTPLPRRRPVKLAREAVSLDHLSQGRLVLGAGSGLLSWELEDLGEARELRERAAMLDEGLELLCELWSGEPVRHHGRYYTVEARLPGATGPAAFLPTPVQRPRIPIWLAATWPHKAPFRRAAQWDGVAPMKAGQGLEGTLTPDDLQAVVAYLRGQRQTMDGFDVVAAGATSGSDGATEKAIVAPYAAAGATWWLENINPWRFGWAWQGPWPAEQMHERILLGPPLR
- a CDS encoding aminoglycoside adenylyltransferase domain-containing protein, with protein sequence MVHTAIQPTPFADVNALLGLLLDETRATLRHEFVGMYLHGSLATGDFDPQSSDIDALIVTASEPDAATIAALAAMHRRIAAGGLTWAARLECSYIPRAALRRYDQTKARHPQIGADKPFAVRQHEHDWVIERHILRERGIVLDGPTAAGLIDPVSRAELSNAVRTILQGWWRQILEQPAWFAERVYQAFAVLTMCRALHTLRAGEVVSKPAAAAWAGDALGARWAPLIEQALAWRHDPGSGDPSDALAFVRFAIERADRRP
- the gcvPB gene encoding aminomethyl-transferring glycine dehydrogenase subunit GcvPB; translated protein: MTAETSAHAAQAPAAVSPPRLAGPPELWRDELGAALSFDRGAPGKQGVLPPALDVPTSALPPAEFLRETPPRLPELSQLDTVRYYTALSRLNYSIDAGFYPLGSCTMKYNPKIDEDIARLPGFAALHPLQPEETVQGTLRLFFELQGMFAEIAGLHTASLAPMAGAQGEFAGILAIKAWLEANGRAGRRRVLVPDAAHGTNPATAAMCGFEVVSIPTAADGDMDLDALAAALDDRAAALMLTIPNTLGLFDFNILRIAELVHGAGALLYGDGANLNAIAGQVKPGELGFDVLHINVHKTLSTPHGGGGPGAGPIAVSEALAPYLPDPYVVFDEQAGRYRLVRPAHSIGRLGAYHGNSGVLVRAYTYLRTLGAAGLREMSESAVVSANYVQSRLKAAYVLPYDRSCMHESVFSGSRQRARGVRTLDIAKRLIDYGFHPPTVYFPLIVDEALMIEPTEAEGKDALDAFCEAMLAIAREAEESPELLREAPQQAPLRRLDEATAARKPVLRWRPGSEAAK
- the gcvPA gene encoding aminomethyl-transferring glycine dehydrogenase subunit GcvPA gives rise to the protein MSSTPPANTDTLQPSPDGAHNPYVGTTVAERAAMLAHIGVASADELFTPIPAAYRTPELRLPPPLSEQELLRELSAIAGQNRHTSELISFLGGGAQRHFVPSAVGHIVGRSEFYTAYTPYQPEISQGTLQGAFEFQSLVCELTGMDVANAGMYDGASAFAEACLMAVAASGRRRIALLDSVNPAYAETVRTYASGHGLPVELVPAAQPALGDGHACLAAQQPNGLGALENVQALADAAHAAGALFIVDVDPISLGLLREPGAYGADIVTGSGQGLGGGLNYGGPHAGLFACRERFLRQMPGRIVGQTRDLDGRTGYVLTLQTREQHIRRERATSNICTSQQLLALAAAVYLTLLGPAGLRQVAALCYHKAHYAAERMAALSGFRLASDAPFFDEFALQCPRPPHEILPALLERGILGGIDVSDRVPNGLLIAVTELNPRAEIDALTEVLAQVARL